In Paenibacillus durus, the DNA window GCCAAGAAGGTTGGCGCTCATGTTGGATAGAATATAGCCAATCGCCGGATGCCCTTTCGGCACATCCGGGAACAGGAAGCCGACAATCGGCCCAAGCAGTCTGGCGATGCTGCGCAGCAGTCCGGCATCTTCCGCAATCTTCATGACGCCAAGCCAGAAGACCAGGACGCTGATCAGCCCGAAGCTGACCGTCACCCCATTCTTTGCGCCGTCGAATACAGCGGCAGTAAAAGCGTCCATCCGGCCGTTCACGGCGGCGAACACAAAGCCAATAACGATCATACCCAGCCAAATGATGTTAATCATGGGAGACGCCTCCTTCCGCCCCGATCCGGAACAAAGCGCGCAGCGCGCTGTAGGCGGCCTGAAGCCATGTGTCCGCCGGATAGGCCGTGGTGGAAGCGTATTTTTCCATATATGGAGATGTTGCCGGCGGCAGACGGTCAGGTTCATAGACGGGAACCTGGCCAATTGGCTCACCGCCTAGCTTCAGTACAAGCGTTCCCCGTAGTCCGAAATTCTTATCGGTGCCGTCTTTGGTCGCCCGCTTCGGATTCAGAACCAGCTCTGTGACGATCCGCTCCTGTTCTCCCTGCTTGAATGGATACGAGAAGTTAAGGCCCGCCGCGAGCTCATAGCCCGTCAGCTTCTCTCCCCGTTCGATAATCGTTTTTAGCGGGAACCGGTTAAAGCCGAAATCGAGCAGCGAGGCATGGTCGTTCCAATCATTGCCGTCATTAAGCGTTACCGCGACCAGCTGCTGTCTTCCCCGGGTCGCGGAACTGACAAGGCAGCGCAGCGCTTTTTTCGTATAGCCCGTCTTCACTCCGTCCGCTCCATTATAGAGCCGCAGCATTTTATTTTTGTTGCTCCATTTGTAGTCCCATTTATCGTATGGATTATCCGCCGTCTTCACCTGCGTCTTCACAATTTCCTGGAATACGGGATTATGCAGCGCATAGGCCGTCAGTTCGGCAAGGTCATTGGCTGTGGAGAAGTGTCCTTTGGCGTCAAGGCCGTGGGGATTGGCAAAATGGGTATGGGCGAGTCCCAGCGCCTCCGCCTTGGCATTCATAAGATGGACAAATCCTTCCTCAGAACCGCCGACATGCTCCGCGATGGCCGTCGCCGCATCATTGCCCGAACGCAGCATCAGACCGTACAGCATGTTCTCAAGCGTCATCTCCTCTCCCTGTCTAAGGAACAGGGACGATCCTTCCTTGGCAAAAGCGTTCTTGCCGACCTTGACCTTGCTGCTTAAATCGCCGTTCTCAATGGCCACGATGGCGGTCATGATCTTGGTCAGGCTGGCGATCAGCATCGGCTCATCACCGTGGCTGCTGTAGAGTATCCGACCGGACTCCACATCAATCAGCGCGGCCGCCTTGGCATGGGTAGATACGTTCTGTTGCTCCGTTTCCGTGTCAGCCGCCGCAATCGGAGTGAAGAGCAGGAGCAGGCTGATGCAGACCAGAGCTATAAAGAATCCGAAATTTACTCTCTTCATGTTCACCCTCCGGGTTCCTATCGGCATTTTGTACAAGTGTATGCTTGTTTCGGGAACGGTATGTCCTTTCCTTTCACGTTGCGCAAAAAAGGATACCGCAGCTAGCGATATCCTTATGTTTGCGGCAGACCGCACCGGTCTTTACGGCATGCCCCGGCATGAACCGGATTCGCGGGGACCAGTCTGCCGAACTCCCTTTCGGTTACTGCGTGACGGTTACCGGTTGTGCGGGCGGCTGTGTATTTTGCTGTGCAGTCGCGTTTCCGCCTTGACCGCCTTGGCCGCCTTGAGCGGGAAACATCGACTGGATTTTGTCGATCAGCCCTGGGGTGGCATCGATAATTTTCTCAAAAATATGAGTTTGGTTGTCGAGCGGCACGATATGCACACCTTGCTGGCCGACGACAAGAAAAGCAATTGGCCGGATGGAAACCCCGCCCCCGCTGCCGCCTCCGAATGGGAGCAGCTTCACGCCGCTTTGGCCATTCGCAGGCTTGTCTTCATCTTCGACATTGAAGTCACTGCCCCCTGCGGCAAATCCGAATGCAACTTTACTAATGGGCAAAATCGTGCTGCCGTCCGACGTCTGAACCGGCTCGCCGACGATGGTGTTGACGTCGACCATGCCTTTAATGTTTTCCATCGCGGTCTGCATTAGACCTTGAATGGGGTGGTCACTCATATTGTTATCCTCCTTCGACTTCTAGGGAATAGAATTCCTTCACAACGTATATTCCCCCGAAAGAAGCGTTACTATGTACCCCGCCAGGGTCATGCAGCACTTTTTCCCCGTTTCCGGGACCGCATCTCGCGGACAAGCTCCTTCCACTGTCTGATGCCTTCATCCGCCTGCATGGCCCGTACCAGCAGCCTGAATCCTGCAAACAGCGCGTGGCCCGCAGATATTCTTCCGGCGCAATCGACCTCGGTGGAAAATTTCACGTCGTCATCGAACACCGGAACCACGAATAGGCGCGGACGGTGCAGCAGCTTTACCCACTGCGAGGCCCAGCCGATCAAGCTCCACTTCAGCCCCCAAAGCGCCCCGGCCGCCGTGGCCGTTCCCGCTGCGTCGCCCAGTGAAAAATTGGTGGACCAGTCCAGCTTCGTAATCTGCAGATGGGACAGTGTATCGGCGGTCCAGCGTTTCAGCCCTTGCGTGGCGCGCAGCGCTTTTTTTCCATATTCCATCCATTCGATAACGTCATCCTTGTCGATATCCGTCTCTTCCTTGTTCGACGATCTTGCCGGCGCGATACCGGTCTCTTCCAGCTTGACATGCAGCCCGCGCTTAAAACCTTCAAATGCGAGCGCCGGAAGCGAGTAATGGAGCTTAACCAATCCGAAAAGGGCGGTAATATCAAGCACGATCCGGTCATCCTGGCCTGTTCTATTCAGACTGAAATGAATATGAATGCGGGAAGAGAGCAGCAAGATCGAGCCAG includes these proteins:
- the ytfJ gene encoding GerW family sporulation protein; the encoded protein is MSDHPIQGLMQTAMENIKGMVDVNTIVGEPVQTSDGSTILPISKVAFGFAAGGSDFNVEDEDKPANGQSGVKLLPFGGGSGGGVSIRPIAFLVVGQQGVHIVPLDNQTHIFEKIIDATPGLIDKIQSMFPAQGGQGGQGGNATAQQNTQPPAQPVTVTQ
- a CDS encoding DUF2953 domain-containing protein gives rise to the protein MKLWLLIGVLLLAGSILLLSSRIHIHFSLNRTGQDDRIVLDITALFGLVKLHYSLPALAFEGFKRGLHVKLEETGIAPARSSNKEETDIDKDDVIEWMEYGKKALRATQGLKRWTADTLSHLQITKLDWSTNFSLGDAAGTATAAGALWGLKWSLIGWASQWVKLLHRPRLFVVPVFDDDVKFSTEVDCAGRISAGHALFAGFRLLVRAMQADEGIRQWKELVREMRSRKRGKSAA
- a CDS encoding D-alanyl-D-alanine carboxypeptidase family protein, with the translated sequence MKRVNFGFFIALVCISLLLLFTPIAAADTETEQQNVSTHAKAAALIDVESGRILYSSHGDEPMLIASLTKIMTAIVAIENGDLSSKVKVGKNAFAKEGSSLFLRQGEEMTLENMLYGLMLRSGNDAATAIAEHVGGSEEGFVHLMNAKAEALGLAHTHFANPHGLDAKGHFSTANDLAELTAYALHNPVFQEIVKTQVKTADNPYDKWDYKWSNKNKMLRLYNGADGVKTGYTKKALRCLVSSATRGRQQLVAVTLNDGNDWNDHASLLDFGFNRFPLKTIIERGEKLTGYELAAGLNFSYPFKQGEQERIVTELVLNPKRATKDGTDKNFGLRGTLVLKLGGEPIGQVPVYEPDRLPPATSPYMEKYASTTAYPADTWLQAAYSALRALFRIGAEGGVSHD